In Deltaproteobacteria bacterium, the genomic stretch GATTTTGCTTGAAATTGGCGGGGGCGGTGGTCCGGCAGAGGTCGCAGTCGATACACTGGCTGTCGACAAACCAGCTTCCGGTCACGTTGTCTTTGACCTTCTCTTCCTTGTTTGCCATAGATAAATAACCCTCCTTGCGGGTGGTGATATAAATTAAATCGCCCCCGGTTTGTCAAGTAGGGTATTTGGGACTGACAAGTCATTCGCCCGTGGCGCTACCACCGGCAGGGCCGGTGCCACCTTCGATGCTTTTCGCGAGGGTTTCCATGGGGACCATCACCGTCTGGTTTTTGAAGGCCTTGAGAAGCGCCGCAATTTTTTTCGGATTAGGGATCATTTTTTTTGACAGATGGGGTTTGATCCTTTCGGCCACAGTGCCCGCGAGATTTCCCTGCCGGTTGTACAAATCAGGGGCGATCAGCACATAGCCGTCGTAAATTTTGACCAGGTCATAGT encodes the following:
- a CDS encoding ferredoxin, encoding MANKEEKVKDNVTGSWFVDSQCIDCDLCRTTAPANFKQN